From the genome of Psychroserpens ponticola, one region includes:
- a CDS encoding endonuclease/exonuclease/phosphatase family protein encodes MEKENKTEHQYTVAFYNVENLFDFEDNGLTHDNDFLPNSAKRWTKKRYKRKLHKLADVISKIGFNDIQKPPTLIGIAEAENKKVLKDLIDVDDLKGYNYDIVHYDSKDERGIDVGLIYNKDEFELINSKPFTIYLEKENGTQDFTRDILLVSGKLNGELIHCIVNHWPSRRDGLEVSSLNRIVASQVAINIIETIKADEVNPKIIVMGDFNDNPNNESVKMLAEKGQLFNPMKTLVSYSRGTQNHNFKWNVFDQILFTTNFFETDNLSLKFEEAGIYDEKFLTQYYGKFKGQPFRTYVGKKYKGGFSDHFPVYMHLSKMN; translated from the coding sequence GTGGAAAAAGAAAACAAAACAGAGCATCAATATACTGTCGCATTTTATAATGTAGAAAATCTTTTTGATTTTGAAGACAACGGATTAACTCACGATAACGATTTTTTACCAAACTCAGCTAAAAGATGGACAAAAAAGCGCTACAAGAGGAAATTACATAAATTAGCTGACGTCATTTCAAAAATAGGTTTTAATGATATACAAAAACCACCTACATTAATTGGAATAGCTGAAGCTGAGAATAAAAAGGTGTTAAAAGACCTTATTGATGTCGATGATTTGAAAGGCTATAATTATGACATAGTTCATTATGATTCCAAAGATGAAAGAGGGATAGATGTGGGTTTAATTTATAATAAAGATGAATTTGAATTAATTAATTCAAAGCCTTTTACAATTTATCTTGAAAAAGAAAATGGCACCCAAGATTTTACTAGAGATATACTATTAGTTTCTGGAAAATTAAACGGCGAGTTGATTCATTGTATTGTTAATCATTGGCCTTCACGTCGTGATGGCCTTGAAGTATCATCTCTTAATAGAATAGTTGCGTCTCAAGTAGCTATTAATATTATTGAAACAATTAAAGCTGATGAAGTCAATCCTAAAATTATTGTAATGGGTGATTTTAATGACAATCCAAATAATGAAAGTGTAAAAATGCTTGCCGAAAAAGGACAATTGTTTAATCCTATGAAAACGTTAGTATCGTATTCTCGAGGGACTCAAAATCATAACTTTAAATGGAATGTTTTTGATCAAATATTATTCACAACTAATTTTTTTGAAACAGATAATTTAAGTTTGAAATTTGAAGAAGCAGGTATCTATGATGAAAAGTTTTTAACCCAGTATTATGGCAAATTTAAAGGACAACCATTTCGAACTTATGTAGGGAAAAAATACAAAGGCGGATTTAGTGATCATTTTCCAGTTTATATGCACTTAAGTAAGATGAATTAA
- a CDS encoding T9SS type B sorting domain-containing protein, whose protein sequence is MKKITFLLALVLVFTSWEFNAQTYLQENFDVDIPADWIVTDEGGAMGDSWVSGLQGGANSLNGSNVAFVDSDANGDGIALIETLTSPVFDTTGSVLLYLDFDQYYNNNGAADFTIVEVFDGTNWVEVLNQAADIGAFDAPDTQHLDITAYSNAAMQIRFVYNDGDTWAWYWLLDNIIVYNSTCDYPSGFIVDNITDVSADLTWSTGGSESNWEVLVQAAGTGEPTGSGTATMINNSYPISGLTAITDYEVWVRSDCGVDGFSFWSGPINFSTFNTPPPAPVGVTCSTGSSSYVYTAEFDGLDGWTGDFGGADGTWEIPNDSGSFGTGADAAFSGTSFMNYEAGTSTATASAVSPAIDLTSAVDGAELSFYMHAFGSDMGVLNVGVSDSAAGPFTNLFIWSGELQTDGAQPWVPIGINLDSYLGQTIYVEFSHTGIGGFEGDMSIDLVRVEACGSFCIAPSSIVVSNVGGTTADIDWNGNNGETSWEYVVLPAGSGEPTGSGTTVGSTTVNETGLDYSTDYEVWLRADCGSGVFSSWAGPINFTTTIQTEFAIDCTQAPTQINYCYLNNDTTNWTFTSSDGSPIRIVFNSGTIEGGFDDLSIYDGTDNTGALLFSSEGDDVFDFTGLTFDSVLGDSIYMEVNSDGSVSCESGARLEWDFIVSCATCVNPVATYSVVSNCVVGPEFFVEVDLTDLGSANTITLSDDQGSAPQTVGVTGVVTFGPFANNVPVVITVANDDDTNCEISSGALTQELCLDTVVDCSAGPIAGFLCYDNNDSITLTYTSSDGSPLNLTINSGEVEGDPFDFLLVTDGSGTPAGVLYNGEGNDGDISGLTFQSLTGVITIQVTSDGSVSCTSGSFPDGIDFTVACATCINPVATYQVVDDCANGNQFLIDVNVTSLGDATSLTISNNIDGLTEPVSATGIYQIGPFPFLVDVVVTINNDQDVNCVINSSAIQLLACPPENDNPCNATMAVVNADVSCDLITSGTLLEATPSGVPDGACGGDPDDDIWFQFVAENESQVISIINIAGGGFNIDHGVYEGDCDNLTELFCSDAEFSFDEIAYVVGNTYYIRVFSGGSDSDTSTFDLCIRSAPDNVDCENADNPCISAGTDVFIFPSVVGIEQDIDIACLNDTPNPSWFEFEVGASGTIEFQIEQWENFDDMGNPEGDDLDVDFVLWGPFTDSVDYCALGLETECDCPNNTIDPGFYPFGNIVDCSWDAAAVENFTINNAVAGEIYVLLVSNWSRDPGFIQIAQTNNDGGFFTAEIDVDLGQDQEWCDLDSVDIIADSPFADRYEWYCDGFIIPGEESSILTVSDSCTYTVIAYDDGCGGQAQDEITVIFGSEAVANAVDDIITCDDASADEIEDFDLNIQTATILGTQDPTEFNVTYYLTLAEAQQGINALMSPYPNISNPQTIFVRVEDDDATFCSATTSFNLIISGPTPTVNSVEYSECDDDFDGVTLFDLTTQDANALGSQSAADFTVTYHETQADADAGSNVIDTSSLYSSTSTTIFVRIESNIAFDCFSTGTLELVVNPLPNTTFTTDFDYQVCPNATVPIQIAATANNYLESDVTINWYFDGGIIAGENSLTLPVIEAGLYEIEVINNQTLCFSITEQIVIELPTCVIPQGISPNGDGKNDTFDLSSYGVTKLEIFNRYGTLVYSKENYSDEWHGQNDDGDELPVGTYFYTMEYDNGKQRTAWVYIQRLN, encoded by the coding sequence ATGAAAAAAATTACTTTTCTATTAGCATTAGTCCTTGTTTTTACGTCTTGGGAATTTAATGCCCAAACCTATTTACAGGAGAATTTTGACGTTGATATTCCAGCGGATTGGATTGTTACCGATGAAGGAGGAGCCATGGGTGATTCATGGGTTTCTGGTTTACAAGGAGGCGCAAACAGTTTAAACGGTTCCAATGTTGCATTTGTAGATAGTGATGCTAATGGTGATGGTATTGCACTAATAGAGACTTTAACTTCCCCTGTATTTGATACAACAGGATCAGTTTTATTGTATTTAGATTTTGATCAATATTACAATAATAATGGTGCAGCAGATTTCACTATAGTAGAAGTATTTGATGGTACCAATTGGGTTGAAGTATTAAATCAAGCAGCAGATATAGGAGCATTTGATGCACCAGATACACAGCATTTAGATATTACGGCTTATTCTAATGCAGCAATGCAAATAAGATTTGTATACAATGATGGAGATACTTGGGCTTGGTATTGGTTACTAGATAATATAATAGTTTATAATTCTACTTGTGATTATCCATCAGGATTTATTGTAGATAACATTACAGATGTTTCAGCGGATCTTACATGGAGCACAGGTGGTTCAGAGAGTAACTGGGAAGTTTTAGTTCAGGCTGCAGGTACAGGAGAGCCAACAGGTTCAGGAACAGCAACAATGATTAATAATTCTTATCCAATTTCAGGATTAACAGCGATTACCGATTATGAAGTTTGGGTTAGATCAGATTGTGGAGTTGATGGCTTTAGTTTTTGGTCAGGTCCAATTAATTTCAGCACATTTAATACACCACCACCAGCACCAGTTGGTGTTACCTGTTCAACGGGTAGTTCTTCCTATGTTTATACAGCAGAGTTTGATGGTTTAGATGGCTGGACAGGAGATTTTGGAGGTGCAGATGGCACTTGGGAGATTCCCAATGATTCAGGGTCATTCGGAACAGGCGCAGATGCAGCGTTTAGCGGCACTAGTTTCATGAATTACGAGGCAGGAACTTCAACAGCTACGGCTTCAGCAGTAAGTCCAGCAATAGATTTAACAAGCGCAGTTGATGGTGCAGAATTATCTTTTTACATGCATGCTTTTGGATCAGATATGGGAGTTCTTAATGTAGGTGTTTCCGATTCAGCAGCAGGACCATTTACTAATTTATTTATATGGTCAGGCGAATTACAGACCGATGGAGCTCAACCATGGGTTCCAATAGGAATCAACTTAGATTCTTATTTAGGGCAGACGATATATGTAGAGTTTAGTCATACGGGAATAGGAGGATTTGAAGGAGATATGTCAATAGACTTAGTTCGAGTAGAAGCTTGTGGATCATTTTGTATAGCACCAAGTAGTATTGTTGTTTCAAATGTAGGTGGCACAACGGCAGATATAGATTGGAATGGGAATAATGGTGAGACTTCATGGGAATATGTAGTGTTGCCAGCAGGTTCAGGCGAGCCTACAGGATCAGGGACAACTGTAGGGTCAACGACAGTAAATGAGACAGGTTTAGATTACTCTACCGATTATGAGGTTTGGTTACGAGCAGATTGCGGATCAGGCGTATTTAGCTCTTGGGCAGGACCAATTAATTTCACAACAACAATACAAACAGAATTCGCAATAGATTGTACACAGGCACCAACCCAAATAAATTATTGTTATCTGAATAACGATACAACAAATTGGACCTTTACCTCGAGTGATGGTAGTCCAATACGAATCGTATTCAATTCAGGAACGATAGAGGGAGGTTTTGATGATTTATCCATCTATGATGGAACCGATAATACAGGAGCACTTCTATTTAGTAGTGAAGGAGATGATGTGTTTGATTTCACAGGCCTTACATTTGATTCTGTATTAGGAGATTCTATTTACATGGAAGTGAATAGTGATGGCTCAGTAAGTTGTGAATCAGGAGCGAGATTAGAATGGGATTTTATAGTTTCTTGTGCAACATGTGTAAATCCAGTAGCGACTTATAGTGTTGTTTCAAATTGTGTAGTAGGCCCAGAATTTTTTGTAGAAGTAGATTTAACAGATTTAGGATCCGCAAATACAATCACGTTAAGTGATGATCAAGGGAGTGCACCACAAACAGTAGGAGTAACAGGAGTGGTAACCTTTGGGCCATTTGCAAATAATGTACCAGTAGTAATAACAGTCGCAAATGATGATGATACAAATTGTGAGATCTCTAGTGGCGCATTGACTCAAGAATTGTGTTTAGACACCGTTGTAGATTGTAGTGCAGGACCAATAGCAGGTTTCTTGTGCTATGACAATAACGATTCAATAACTTTAACATATACAAGTTCAGATGGCTCACCTCTTAACTTAACAATAAATTCAGGAGAAGTAGAAGGCGATCCATTTGATTTCTTATTAGTAACAGATGGAAGTGGCACACCAGCAGGCGTATTATATAATGGAGAAGGAAATGATGGCGATATATCAGGTTTAACTTTTCAATCATTAACAGGTGTTATTACAATTCAAGTCACCTCAGATGGCTCAGTAAGTTGTACATCGGGATCATTTCCTGATGGCATTGATTTCACAGTAGCATGTGCAACGTGTATCAATCCAGTAGCAACTTATCAAGTAGTAGATGATTGTGCAAACGGGAATCAATTTTTGATAGATGTTAATGTGACTTCTTTGGGTGATGCAACATCACTAACAATTTCAAACAATATAGATGGATTAACAGAACCTGTATCAGCTACAGGAATCTATCAGATTGGTCCATTCCCATTTTTAGTAGATGTAGTTGTTACTATAAATAATGATCAAGATGTTAATTGTGTAATTAATAGTTCAGCAATACAATTATTGGCTTGTCCTCCAGAAAATGATAATCCTTGTAATGCTACAATGGCTGTTGTAAATGCAGATGTAAGTTGTGATTTAATAACATCAGGAACATTGTTAGAAGCAACACCATCTGGTGTTCCAGACGGAGCATGTGGTGGAGATCCTGATGATGATATATGGTTTCAGTTTGTAGCAGAAAATGAATCTCAAGTAATTTCTATAATTAATATTGCTGGTGGAGGTTTTAATATAGACCATGGTGTTTACGAAGGCGATTGTGATAACCTAACAGAATTGTTTTGTTCAGATGCTGAATTTAGTTTTGATGAAATTGCTTACGTAGTTGGAAATACATATTACATAAGAGTTTTTTCTGGAGGTAGTGATTCAGATACAAGTACTTTTGACCTTTGTATAAGAAGTGCTCCAGATAATGTTGATTGTGAAAATGCAGATAACCCTTGTATAAGTGCAGGTACAGATGTATTTATTTTTCCTAGTGTCGTTGGAATTGAACAAGATATTGATATTGCTTGTTTGAATGATACTCCTAACCCTTCTTGGTTTGAATTTGAAGTTGGAGCATCTGGTACTATAGAATTTCAAATTGAACAATGGGAAAACTTTGATGATATGGGGAATCCAGAAGGTGATGATTTAGATGTGGATTTTGTGTTATGGGGACCATTTACTGATTCAGTAGATTATTGTGCTTTAGGTTTAGAAACAGAATGTGATTGTCCAAACAACACCATAGATCCTGGTTTTTACCCATTTGGTAATATTGTAGATTGTAGTTGGGATGCGGCAGCAGTTGAGAATTTTACTATCAACAATGCTGTAGCTGGTGAGATATATGTATTGTTAGTTAGTAATTGGTCTAGAGACCCAGGTTTTATCCAAATTGCACAAACTAATAATGATGGAGGTTTCTTTACAGCTGAAATAGATGTTGATTTAGGTCAAGATCAAGAATGGTGTGACCTTGATTCAGTTGATATTATAGCAGATTCTCCATTTGCAGATCGATATGAATGGTACTGTGATGGATTCATTATTCCAGGGGAAGAAAGTTCTATTTTAACAGTGTCAGATTCTTGTACTTATACTGTAATTGCATATGATGATGGTTGTGGTGGTCAAGCACAAGATGAGATTACTGTAATTTTTGGTTCAGAAGCGGTTGCAAATGCAGTAGATGATATAATTACCTGTGATGATGCTTCAGCTGATGAGATTGAAGATTTTGATTTAAACATTCAAACTGCCACCATATTAGGGACACAAGATCCAACAGAGTTTAATGTAACATATTATTTAACTTTAGCAGAAGCGCAACAAGGTATTAATGCATTAATGTCACCATATCCTAATATTTCTAATCCTCAAACAATATTTGTTAGAGTTGAAGATGATGATGCAACGTTCTGTTCTGCAACAACTAGTTTTAATTTAATTATTTCAGGACCAACACCAACAGTAAATAGTGTAGAGTATTCTGAATGTGATGATGATTTTGATGGCGTTACTTTATTCGATTTAACGACTCAAGATGCAAATGCACTTGGTAGTCAAAGTGCTGCAGATTTTACAGTTACTTATCATGAAACACAAGCTGATGCTGATGCTGGTTCAAATGTAATTGATACATCTTCATTATATAGTAGTACATCAACTACAATTTTTGTAAGAATAGAAAGTAATATAGCCTTTGATTGTTTTTCAACCGGAACACTAGAGTTAGTAGTAAATCCTTTACCTAATACTACATTTACGACCGATTTTGATTACCAAGTTTGTCCTAATGCTACAGTCCCAATTCAAATAGCAGCGACAGCAAATAATTATTTGGAAAGCGATGTAACTATCAATTGGTATTTTGATGGTGGTATTATCGCAGGTGAAAATAGTTTAACACTTCCTGTTATCGAAGCTGGTCTTTATGAAATTGAAGTTATAAATAATCAAACACTGTGTTTCAGTATTACAGAACAAATTGTAATTGAATTACCAACTTGTGTAATTCCACAAGGAATATCACCAAATGGAGATGGTAAAAATGACACATTTGATTTAAGTAGTTATGGAGTAACAAAACTAGAGATATTTAATAGATATGGAACTTTAGTGTATTCAAAAGAAAACTATAGTGATGAATGGCATGGACAAAATGATGATGGAGATGAATTACCCGTTGGTACATATTTCTATACGATGGAATATGATAATGGTAAGCAACGAACAGCATGGGTATATATCCAAAGACTAAATTAA